A single region of the Euryarchaeota archaeon genome encodes:
- a CDS encoding dioxygenase codes for MDELENHKRTTARRGKGPGDEATQRLPALFVGHGSPMMALEDDAYTKALHDFGKSVQDIEAIAVISAHWERELPVRVTASQRPELIYDFFGFPQDLYDLEYPAKGDPALAKEIAKTLFATGVAVDKDERRGLDHGCWVPMRHLYPSADVPVIQISIPRPSNLTTLFRLGQLLAPFRSRGVLLVGSGNVVHNLRVTGPDKDGPVDRWAAEFDAWFRDRLDAMDVSGAIDYRRRAPHSMMAVPTTEHYDPALVVLGAALGHEKVRHVFEGIYNSNISMRCFAVGD; via the coding sequence ATGGACGAACTGGAAAATCACAAGCGGACAACTGCGCGCCGCGGCAAAGGCCCAGGTGACGAAGCGACACAACGGCTTCCTGCCCTCTTCGTCGGCCACGGCTCCCCGATGATGGCCCTCGAGGATGACGCTTACACGAAGGCGCTCCACGATTTTGGGAAAAGCGTCCAAGACATCGAGGCAATTGCAGTGATCTCGGCCCACTGGGAGCGCGAACTACCGGTGCGCGTCACGGCATCCCAGCGCCCGGAACTCATCTATGATTTCTTTGGTTTCCCGCAAGACCTTTACGACCTCGAATACCCGGCAAAGGGCGACCCGGCGCTTGCGAAAGAGATCGCGAAGACGCTTTTCGCAACCGGGGTCGCCGTCGACAAGGACGAGCGACGCGGCCTCGATCACGGTTGTTGGGTGCCGATGCGCCACCTCTATCCATCGGCCGACGTCCCGGTGATCCAGATCTCCATCCCTCGCCCTAGCAATCTCACGACGCTCTTTAGACTCGGCCAGCTTCTTGCGCCGTTCCGTTCTCGAGGCGTTCTTCTCGTCGGAAGCGGGAACGTGGTCCATAACCTGCGCGTTACGGGCCCCGACAAGGACGGCCCCGTCGACCGGTGGGCCGCCGAGTTCGACGCATGGTTCAGGGACCGGCTCGACGCGATGGACGTCTCCGGGGCGATTGATTATAGGAGGCGCGCCCCTCATTCTATGATGGCGGTGCCGACGACGGAGCATTACGACCCCGCGCTCGTGGTCTTGGGCGCGGCCCTTGGCCACGAGAAGGTGCGGCATGTCTTCGAAGGGATCTACAACTCGAACATATCGATGCGCTGCTTCGCCGTCGGGGATTGA
- a CDS encoding exo-alpha-sialidase: MIRRAAPILLMGLLMAGCVSVPAPGSDGAGRGESGVTLTLPQFVPSVAISKDWPGAEPVIAVASDGTLFAEGIGTVVLQNGQTTNVNKGWRSTDGGKTWTDITPPGLGQERSNDGFIAVGNGDRVYLVNVASLTFEMYRSEDKGATRILLATPKLPALMHRNWIVPSGPNTIHVVMEALPPTFAPFLAGQSPPENAPSTANEGLWYMRSDDTGQTWTTPVQIDPTVNFAGQGNLAMSRDGQFLAVPRYSDDVKGFSPTYLGGKWYMMVSENAGRNWERREMFRLTSELASAVEPLAMDAEGTLYFVWSQQIDGTSLLHMSVSKDRAKTWGGPMVIARGNVTQSMPWINVRMPGELGVAWYEAPVVGPASKVNASWHFNYGLLSEADTAAPVMHAARATTEPVHEGNICARGPACGSGEDRRLLDYPWLEFGPDGRAHMVLASTKWEKRSAFAVYAGESTRLTLD, translated from the coding sequence GTGATACGACGCGCCGCGCCGATCCTATTGATGGGCCTGCTTATGGCCGGGTGCGTCTCGGTGCCTGCGCCGGGATCTGACGGGGCGGGCCGCGGCGAGTCCGGCGTGACATTGACTCTTCCCCAATTCGTCCCAAGCGTCGCGATCTCAAAAGACTGGCCAGGCGCCGAACCCGTAATCGCCGTCGCGTCTGACGGGACCCTTTTTGCCGAAGGGATAGGCACCGTGGTGCTCCAGAACGGCCAGACCACGAACGTGAACAAGGGCTGGCGCTCGACGGATGGGGGAAAGACTTGGACGGACATCACGCCGCCCGGTCTCGGCCAGGAGCGGTCGAACGACGGTTTTATCGCGGTGGGTAATGGCGACCGCGTCTACCTCGTGAACGTCGCCTCGCTCACTTTCGAGATGTACCGCTCCGAGGACAAGGGCGCGACGCGGATCCTCCTTGCCACGCCCAAGCTCCCGGCACTCATGCACCGCAACTGGATCGTGCCCTCCGGCCCCAACACCATCCACGTGGTGATGGAGGCGTTGCCGCCCACGTTCGCGCCGTTTCTTGCCGGACAGAGCCCGCCGGAGAATGCACCATCGACCGCGAACGAGGGCCTCTGGTACATGCGCTCCGACGACACGGGGCAGACGTGGACCACACCCGTCCAGATCGACCCGACCGTGAACTTCGCAGGCCAAGGGAACCTCGCGATGAGCCGCGACGGCCAGTTCCTTGCCGTCCCCCGCTATTCGGACGATGTCAAGGGATTCTCGCCGACGTATCTTGGCGGAAAATGGTACATGATGGTGTCCGAGAACGCGGGTCGCAATTGGGAACGTCGCGAGATGTTCCGCCTGACTTCCGAGCTTGCATCGGCCGTGGAGCCACTCGCGATGGATGCGGAGGGCACGCTGTATTTCGTCTGGTCGCAACAGATCGACGGCACGTCGCTCCTTCACATGTCCGTCTCGAAGGACCGCGCAAAGACGTGGGGCGGACCCATGGTGATCGCGCGCGGGAACGTCACCCAGTCGATGCCTTGGATCAACGTCCGCATGCCCGGAGAACTCGGTGTGGCATGGTATGAAGCGCCCGTCGTCGGGCCCGCGTCGAAAGTGAACGCGTCGTGGCACTTCAACTACGGATTGCTTTCCGAGGCTGACACTGCGGCGCCGGTGATGCATGCCGCGAGGGCGACCACGGAACCGGTGCATGAGGGCAACATCTGCGCCCGTGGTCCTGCCTGTGGGTCAGGGGAGGATCGGCGCCTTCTCGACTACCCTTGGCTCGAGTTCGGTCCGGATGGAAGGGCCCACATGGTCCTCGCGTCGACGAAGTGGGAGAAACGGAGCGCATTCGCGGTCTACGCGGGCGAATCCACACGACTCACGCTTGATTGA
- a CDS encoding exo-alpha-sialidase: MKATSVVALTLIVGLSGCVSDQAETSALPIDVPPLLDAAFTRVETVIDAALGKGEPSFGVTPDGVLFVHGGGNPSFAYKSIDGGLTWENLGQVLAPMRDSDPDIAVDKDGTVWYDDLSILCTTVGVSRDQGKTWTTNPLACGAPVNDRQYVIPTRGGTAYTYAHQLPTFWQMAAKTTDYGKTWIPIGSAEGMDHHLLLSEGSGWGGGGFWNERTGSVFFTFTWNSGLAGDGSWNPAFGVTRDEGTTFTVGGPKSMGGESLGLGLVVGAADEAGNAYLSWAESKDKSTAVYLATSKDDGRTWGDPVRVDDVTGSKVFPAITAGAPGKVAIAYYESTEEALPSDVKEQWNVTLAWTDDALAERPVFKHEKLSKDAVKTGAICINGTTCQGGREFLDYFTIHVLPDGRVGAVYNSLLAVKDKLVEVYAATDMPILAA, encoded by the coding sequence ATGAAGGCAACTTCGGTCGTCGCGCTCACACTCATCGTCGGCCTCTCGGGTTGCGTTTCCGACCAGGCCGAGACATCGGCGCTCCCCATCGACGTGCCGCCGCTTCTTGACGCAGCGTTCACGCGCGTCGAGACGGTCATAGACGCGGCACTAGGCAAAGGCGAGCCGAGCTTCGGCGTGACGCCCGATGGCGTGCTGTTCGTCCATGGAGGTGGAAACCCGAGTTTCGCCTACAAGTCCATCGACGGGGGTCTCACGTGGGAGAACCTTGGACAGGTCTTGGCTCCCATGCGCGACTCCGACCCCGACATCGCAGTGGACAAGGACGGGACCGTCTGGTACGATGACCTGTCGATTCTTTGCACCACCGTCGGAGTGAGCCGCGATCAAGGAAAGACGTGGACGACGAACCCCCTCGCGTGCGGTGCACCGGTGAACGATCGCCAATACGTGATCCCCACGCGAGGCGGCACGGCCTACACCTACGCCCACCAGCTCCCGACGTTCTGGCAGATGGCAGCGAAGACTACGGACTACGGAAAGACCTGGATCCCCATAGGGTCGGCCGAGGGCATGGATCACCATCTCCTCTTGTCGGAAGGGTCAGGTTGGGGCGGCGGCGGTTTCTGGAACGAAAGGACCGGCAGCGTCTTCTTCACGTTCACATGGAACTCGGGGCTCGCAGGGGACGGAAGCTGGAATCCCGCGTTCGGGGTGACGCGCGACGAAGGGACTACGTTCACGGTCGGCGGACCGAAGAGCATGGGCGGCGAGAGCCTCGGGCTTGGACTCGTCGTGGGCGCGGCGGATGAGGCAGGGAACGCATACCTTTCATGGGCGGAGTCGAAGGACAAGTCCACCGCGGTGTACCTCGCGACGTCAAAAGACGATGGACGGACTTGGGGCGACCCGGTTCGCGTGGACGACGTCACGGGTTCAAAGGTCTTCCCCGCGATAACGGCAGGCGCACCGGGGAAAGTTGCGATCGCCTACTACGAATCGACGGAGGAAGCGCTCCCGAGCGACGTGAAGGAACAGTGGAACGTGACACTCGCGTGGACGGACGACGCCCTCGCCGAGAGACCGGTCTTCAAGCACGAGAAGCTTTCAAAGGATGCCGTGAAGACGGGTGCAATCTGCATCAACGGGACCACGTGCCAAGGCGGCCGCGAGTTCCTCGACTACTTCACGATACACGTCCTTCCAGACGGTCGGGTCGGCGCGGTCTACAACAGCTTGCTCGCCGTCAAAGACAAACTCGTCGAGGTCTACGCGGCCACCGATATGCCGATCCTTGCGGCCTAG
- a CDS encoding DHH family phosphoesterase, giving the protein MDGIVSSAFGLAAHPNARVSYVSSSSSAVEALRKDLSSKTIYLVDLGLSPRLAKTINMKEKTRQEVVILDHHQQSGHYEEQFGPHVQLVVEEGIAAATVAYKYFGLNGNHGHLAAIADLVEYCRSPYLNEAEEAWGRERIEMEADYLDFSWRLSIEDDRFRLLASRKLAKGFWPSEIDEVKRRYLCMINENRWARATERVKSRMVVNGEVAVLNFGKRKPSLLGFGTRALTSVAREAGCSVALLINRRKKLSSVALRGIGDPPINLGKFVEEFTQQHGLVGGGHPSSAGAKIHTADVPLLLKEIMALC; this is encoded by the coding sequence GTGGATGGGATAGTTTCATCAGCGTTCGGTCTCGCCGCGCACCCGAACGCGCGCGTGAGCTACGTTTCCTCCTCTTCGTCGGCCGTCGAAGCGCTTCGTAAGGATCTCTCGTCGAAGACCATCTACCTTGTCGACCTCGGCCTCTCCCCGCGTCTTGCGAAGACCATCAACATGAAGGAGAAGACGCGGCAGGAGGTCGTCATCCTCGATCACCACCAGCAGTCCGGACATTACGAGGAACAGTTCGGCCCGCACGTCCAACTCGTCGTCGAGGAAGGCATCGCTGCCGCGACCGTGGCGTACAAGTACTTCGGCCTCAACGGCAACCACGGCCACCTCGCCGCCATCGCCGACCTCGTCGAATACTGCCGTTCACCGTACCTCAACGAGGCCGAGGAGGCGTGGGGCCGTGAACGCATCGAGATGGAGGCAGATTACCTCGACTTCTCGTGGCGGCTCTCCATCGAGGACGATCGCTTCAGGCTCCTCGCGTCACGCAAACTCGCCAAAGGCTTCTGGCCCTCGGAGATCGACGAGGTGAAGCGTCGATACCTCTGCATGATAAACGAGAACCGCTGGGCACGCGCCACCGAACGCGTGAAATCGCGCATGGTCGTGAACGGTGAAGTCGCAGTGCTCAACTTCGGAAAGAGGAAGCCGTCCTTGTTGGGGTTCGGGACGCGTGCCCTGACCAGCGTGGCGCGCGAGGCGGGCTGTTCGGTCGCGCTGCTAATCAACAGGCGAAAGAAACTGTCCAGCGTCGCGCTGAGGGGAATAGGCGACCCGCCGATAAACCTCGGAAAGTTCGTCGAAGAGTTCACGCAACAGCACGGACTGGTCGGAGGAGGGCACCCGAGTTCGGCCGGGGCGAAGATACACACGGCGGATGTCCCGTTGTTGCTGAAAGAGATAATGGCGTTGTGTTGA
- a CDS encoding helix-turn-helix domain-containing protein produces MRPLEDLFGSSPRVKVLEAALWFGDTEFSAVDMAHETGLHKPTAYRIVRALEKEKLFVRTTRTRPVRYRINVRSPKYQMISYLEAALGLVSRAENGNWTKDEVVEILRNALRREISARPS; encoded by the coding sequence ATGCGTCCCCTTGAAGACCTCTTCGGTAGCTCGCCACGCGTGAAGGTCTTGGAGGCCGCCCTCTGGTTCGGAGACACCGAATTCAGCGCGGTCGATATGGCGCACGAGACCGGCCTCCACAAGCCGACAGCGTATCGGATCGTGAGAGCGTTGGAGAAGGAGAAGCTCTTCGTCAGGACGACTAGGACGCGGCCCGTGCGTTACCGGATCAACGTTCGCTCGCCCAAGTACCAGATGATAAGTTACCTGGAAGCGGCACTAGGGTTGGTGTCAAGGGCCGAAAACGGGAACTGGACGAAGGACGAGGTCGTGGAGATTTTACGCAACGCCCTACGCAGGGAGATCTCGGCGAGGCCGTCGTGA
- a CDS encoding archease: MPGTYEILDHTADTGLRATGRTLAQAFEAAGRGMFAVMGVKGKIEPKGEMRFDVEADSLDRLFFRFLSEILFIHQTRHLVFSDFRIELDEEKNRLEVDVKGEEYSEAKHGHLMEIKAITWHMMEVRRSPPRVQVIFDI; the protein is encoded by the coding sequence GTGCCCGGCACATACGAGATCCTCGACCACACTGCCGACACCGGCCTACGCGCGACCGGCCGAACGCTCGCGCAGGCGTTCGAGGCCGCAGGGCGAGGAATGTTCGCCGTGATGGGCGTCAAGGGCAAGATCGAGCCCAAGGGCGAGATGAGGTTCGACGTCGAAGCCGACAGCCTCGACAGGCTGTTCTTCAGGTTCCTCTCCGAGATACTCTTCATCCACCAGACGAGACACCTCGTCTTCAGCGACTTCAGGATAGAGTTGGACGAGGAGAAGAACAGGCTGGAAGTCGACGTGAAGGGGGAGGAATACTCGGAAGCTAAACACGGGCACTTGATGGAGATCAAAGCCATCACGTGGCACATGATGGAGGTCCGACGGAGTCCGCCGAGGGTGCAGGTGATTTTCGATATCTAG
- a CDS encoding S8 family serine peptidase, which yields MNPRPARAWSAIVLASIIIGASLSAAAPTQPGRGGRLVPVVVLFQEALPSDLLISGHAPVLASSEIPFATYAVQIGEERAFIHAAESRGEVLRAYRDHWVYPAFVPDDPLYGQWAPQAVALPAAWDHGLGSHDVKVAVLDDGIYPHPDLRSNLCGSSPIGFGSGLGEHGTHVAGILAAVTHNAAGMAGAAQACVLNYPVLGFAVSTGTDDGSGVALGAASVVAAGVIQATLDGAHIISMSLGLFADDPLFHAAIQYAYHRGVLLVAAAGNSGCVIHYPSSYPEVVSVANLATPTMSAGDSGCGEVGAPGTAIVSTLRGGGYGEKSGTSMATPLVSGVAALMKAANPTITSHQMRCILSSTADRVDERSGAGRVNASRAVEDVLDGSLPICLGLPPITLPKK from the coding sequence ATGAACCCTCGGCCGGCGCGGGCGTGGTCGGCGATCGTCCTTGCTTCCATCATTATCGGCGCGTCGCTTTCGGCCGCCGCACCGACGCAGCCGGGACGCGGGGGAAGGCTTGTCCCGGTCGTCGTCCTCTTCCAGGAGGCACTCCCAAGCGACCTTCTCATATCCGGCCACGCGCCGGTCCTTGCCAGCTCCGAGATCCCTTTTGCGACCTACGCGGTGCAAATCGGTGAGGAACGCGCATTCATCCATGCGGCGGAGAGCCGTGGAGAAGTGCTGCGAGCATACCGAGACCATTGGGTCTATCCCGCGTTCGTTCCGGACGATCCCCTGTACGGGCAGTGGGCACCCCAAGCCGTCGCCCTTCCCGCTGCTTGGGACCACGGACTCGGGAGCCACGACGTGAAGGTGGCGGTCCTCGACGACGGCATCTACCCCCACCCCGATCTTCGCTCGAACCTTTGCGGCTCGTCGCCGATAGGCTTTGGTAGCGGCCTCGGAGAACACGGGACCCACGTGGCCGGGATCCTGGCCGCGGTCACCCACAACGCCGCAGGGATGGCCGGCGCGGCCCAGGCCTGCGTCCTGAATTATCCGGTCCTTGGATTCGCCGTATCGACGGGCACGGACGACGGGTCCGGAGTCGCTCTGGGCGCTGCAAGTGTCGTCGCCGCTGGCGTCATCCAGGCCACGTTGGACGGCGCGCACATTATCAGCATGAGTCTGGGCCTTTTCGCCGACGATCCATTGTTCCACGCCGCGATCCAGTACGCTTACCACCGGGGCGTCCTGCTCGTGGCGGCCGCCGGGAACTCGGGCTGCGTAATCCATTACCCCTCATCCTACCCGGAGGTGGTTTCGGTGGCGAACCTCGCGACACCCACGATGAGCGCGGGCGATTCTGGTTGCGGAGAGGTAGGCGCACCGGGCACGGCCATAGTGTCGACGCTCCGAGGCGGCGGTTACGGCGAAAAATCGGGGACCAGCATGGCCACACCCCTAGTCTCAGGTGTAGCGGCTCTCATGAAGGCGGCCAATCCAACGATCACATCGCACCAGATGCGATGCATACTTTCCTCGACGGCGGACCGCGTGGACGAGCGCTCTGGCGCGGGGCGCGTGAACGCTAGCCGGGCCGTGGAAGACGTCCTCGACGGGAGCCTACCGATCTGTCTAGGGCTTCCGCCCATCACGCTGCCCAAAAAGTAG
- a CDS encoding AbrB/MazE/SpoVT family DNA-binding domain-containing protein produces MTKVRIRVGSGEYEAVVRAVFKTGGSLAVRLPRALAEEVGLDVGTPVRFRKEGRGILVEPASE; encoded by the coding sequence ATGACCAAGGTCAGGATACGCGTCGGTTCAGGCGAGTATGAAGCGGTCGTCCGGGCGGTCTTCAAGACCGGTGGCAGCCTCGCCGTTCGCCTTCCGCGCGCTCTCGCGGAAGAGGTCGGTCTCGATGTGGGAACGCCGGTCCGGTTCAGGAAGGAAGGTCGCGGCATCCTCGTGGAGCCGGCGAGCGAGTAA
- a CDS encoding peptidylprolyl isomerase, with amino-acid sequence MDWNTPTGKGECVSKQNSSKKGKSATWILDTSAGTIRATLLCDKVPITCQNIIDLTEKGYYDGTRFHRVIKDFMNQGGDPLTKDEAAKGRWGTGGPGYTIKDEFYYADGKVSTEHPSNPRGLLLKHDKPGVFSMANTGRPASGGSQFFLTAVATPHLDGKHSVFGVVADKASLDVALAINKTKVDSSDRPVTHVVIKKATIEWP; translated from the coding sequence ATGGACTGGAACACACCTACCGGCAAAGGCGAATGCGTCTCGAAACAGAACAGCTCCAAGAAAGGCAAGTCCGCGACGTGGATCCTCGACACGAGCGCCGGCACCATCCGTGCGACGCTCCTGTGCGACAAGGTTCCGATCACCTGCCAGAACATCATCGACCTTACAGAGAAGGGCTACTACGATGGGACGCGATTCCACCGCGTCATCAAGGACTTCATGAACCAGGGCGGCGACCCGTTGACGAAGGACGAGGCCGCGAAAGGACGCTGGGGAACGGGCGGTCCCGGCTACACCATCAAGGACGAGTTCTACTACGCGGATGGCAAAGTCTCGACCGAGCACCCGTCGAACCCTCGTGGCCTCCTCTTGAAGCACGACAAGCCGGGTGTTTTCTCGATGGCGAACACGGGCCGGCCTGCGTCCGGGGGAAGCCAGTTCTTCCTCACCGCCGTTGCGACCCCGCACCTCGACGGCAAGCACTCCGTGTTCGGGGTCGTGGCGGACAAGGCGAGCCTCGACGTCGCTCTCGCGATAAACAAGACGAAGGTCGATTCAAGCGACCGGCCCGTGACGCACGTCGTGATCAAGAAGGCGACCATCGAGTGGCCTTGA
- a CDS encoding peptidylprolyl isomerase yields MLSLSGCLERGTGGKNNTTANNTTGGTSSGTSTGGTTTSNITQAQRVCVSTLDATLEAGNVTWVLETTLGTIRVTLYCSKAPLTSQNFVNLTEAGYFDGIKFHRVIEDFMDQGGDPLTKDDSQKARWGTGGPGYTIKDEFYCADGTISYSHPANCKSGLGLKHDVPGILSMANTGRPATGGSQFFLTAVATPHLDGKHAVFGRTADQESTDVVLKINKVATDSNDRPVTPVVINSATIDWT; encoded by the coding sequence ATGCTGTCGCTCTCCGGTTGCCTGGAGCGGGGCACCGGCGGGAAGAACAACACGACGGCGAACAACACGACCGGCGGAACGTCGTCGGGAACGAGCACGGGCGGTACGACGACCTCCAACATCACACAGGCGCAGCGTGTATGCGTGTCGACGCTCGATGCGACGTTGGAGGCCGGGAACGTCACTTGGGTGCTTGAGACGACACTTGGTACCATCCGCGTCACCCTCTACTGTTCGAAGGCACCTTTGACTTCGCAGAACTTCGTGAACCTCACGGAGGCCGGCTACTTCGACGGTATCAAGTTCCACCGAGTCATAGAGGACTTCATGGACCAAGGTGGAGACCCTTTGACGAAGGACGACAGCCAGAAGGCGCGCTGGGGCACCGGTGGCCCCGGCTACACGATCAAGGACGAATTCTACTGCGCCGACGGGACGATCTCCTATTCGCACCCCGCGAACTGCAAGAGCGGGCTGGGCCTGAAGCACGATGTCCCTGGGATCTTGAGCATGGCGAACACCGGTCGACCGGCAACAGGCGGAAGTCAATTCTTCCTGACGGCCGTCGCGACACCGCATCTAGACGGAAAACACGCGGTCTTTGGGCGGACTGCCGATCAGGAGAGCACCGACGTCGTCTTGAAGATCAACAAGGTAGCGACCGATTCGAACGACAGACCGGTGACCCCGGTCGTCATCAACAGCGCGACGATCGATTGGACGTAG
- a CDS encoding FtsX-like permease family protein, whose protein sequence is MIVLASTAGLLLVLGLANGLISGLGGELGGTLAADVRSSSGSYEFGEGTVIDGASLIRGELARKNPSAHFSQRFELQVLLQHEGDIEKWRAAFMVGIDPQEDAKVSDLRGRIVAGEYLPPGPVTQDLITYYPVVAGRELVTALNVTMWDGKATIAGGNVINATAGRNVASGSPITVRLVLSGIYSTGLKVIDSRAVFVDIGAARTLDGGFADDDTANVFLAKTADPDGVAASAAAAGLNATTGRAFAEGNLATVFSAIRVFVGVIGGMLILLGGAWATHVVSTIVYEDRRTIGYVRALGMDSRDVAATYVLTGGVIGTLGAVTGLLVGWMVAFLVNDLRVGSLALGDLPVRVRLGWETAALLFFAVALSSMLAAGLEARTLKRKNVAEILSEP, encoded by the coding sequence GTGATAGTGCTCGCGTCGACCGCCGGACTGCTCCTTGTCCTCGGCCTCGCCAACGGTCTCATCTCGGGCCTTGGAGGCGAGCTTGGCGGCACCCTGGCCGCGGACGTGCGGTCCTCGAGCGGGTCCTACGAGTTCGGGGAAGGGACGGTGATCGACGGGGCCTCGTTGATCCGCGGTGAACTGGCCCGCAAGAACCCTTCGGCCCATTTTTCACAACGGTTCGAACTGCAGGTCCTTCTCCAACACGAGGGGGACATCGAGAAGTGGCGGGCGGCGTTCATGGTCGGGATCGACCCCCAGGAGGATGCAAAGGTGTCGGATCTACGCGGACGCATCGTGGCCGGTGAATACCTGCCGCCAGGGCCCGTGACGCAGGACCTCATCACGTACTACCCGGTCGTCGCGGGTCGAGAGCTTGTGACCGCCTTGAACGTCACGATGTGGGACGGGAAGGCGACGATCGCGGGCGGGAACGTCATCAACGCGACCGCCGGACGCAACGTCGCATCCGGCTCACCTATAACGGTCCGCCTCGTCCTCTCGGGCATCTATTCGACGGGGCTCAAGGTCATCGATTCACGCGCCGTCTTCGTCGACATCGGGGCCGCGCGCACTCTCGACGGGGGCTTCGCGGACGATGACACGGCCAACGTGTTCCTTGCAAAGACCGCCGATCCGGACGGTGTTGCGGCGTCCGCCGCGGCCGCAGGGCTGAACGCGACCACTGGAAGAGCGTTCGCGGAAGGCAACCTGGCGACCGTCTTCTCCGCGATACGCGTCTTCGTCGGCGTGATCGGCGGGATGCTCATCCTCTTAGGAGGAGCATGGGCGACCCACGTGGTATCGACGATAGTCTACGAGGATCGACGCACCATAGGCTATGTCCGGGCACTCGGGATGGATTCGAGGGATGTGGCGGCGACCTACGTGTTGACGGGGGGTGTCATCGGGACGCTCGGCGCCGTGACGGGGCTTCTCGTCGGTTGGATGGTAGCGTTCCTCGTGAACGACCTACGCGTCGGGTCCCTGGCGCTCGGGGATCTGCCGGTCCGCGTCCGGCTCGGTTGGGAGACGGCGGCGTTGCTGTTCTTCGCCGTTGCGCTTTCGAGCATGCTTGCGGCCGGGCTCGAGGCCCGGACCCTCAAAAGGAAGAACGTCGCCGAGATCCTAAGCGAACCGTGA
- a CDS encoding NAD(P)/FAD-dependent oxidoreductase: METDVLIVGAGPVGAQVARHFAISGVKVTMLEEHDEIGMPVQCSGLFTPAVFDMVPKSVQAVQLNRIRGAHIYSPSGVRLDVRAREVQAIACDRAAFDRACVKEAVDAGATITMGAKAVAAQRENGGVKVLVKGKGGETWVRTRLLVGADGVQSNVAKWFGLPRAVQLISCHGGIMDDVEVEDPESVEMWTGQMQAPNFFNWIVPDGKNAGKVEVGVFNAPLPAIHYWQRMFDDPQSGRLLKNAKLRQTISGVIPIGPVARSTTDNVMLVGDAAAQAKPTTGGGVYMGFRAARHLADVAVEALEDGDCSNAALKRYHDLWMGDVGRELKLGMWFRRAFMGLNDKQMDELFSILSEKEMLMLVNSLGDIDYPSKVIFEMFRRRPQLLKFAPSVVKSFFLN, translated from the coding sequence GTGGAGACTGACGTCCTCATCGTCGGCGCGGGTCCCGTGGGGGCCCAAGTCGCCCGCCACTTCGCGATCTCAGGCGTCAAGGTCACGATGTTGGAAGAGCACGATGAGATCGGGATGCCGGTCCAATGCTCGGGGCTCTTCACGCCCGCCGTTTTCGACATGGTCCCGAAATCCGTGCAGGCCGTACAGCTGAACCGGATCCGGGGCGCCCACATCTACAGTCCGTCCGGCGTGAGGCTCGATGTCCGGGCACGGGAGGTCCAGGCGATCGCATGCGACCGCGCCGCCTTCGACCGGGCCTGTGTCAAGGAGGCGGTGGACGCCGGAGCGACGATCACGATGGGCGCCAAGGCCGTCGCGGCGCAGCGCGAAAACGGCGGCGTGAAGGTCCTAGTGAAAGGCAAGGGCGGGGAAACCTGGGTGCGAACGCGGCTTCTCGTCGGCGCGGACGGCGTACAATCCAACGTCGCGAAGTGGTTCGGTCTTCCTCGCGCGGTGCAACTCATCTCCTGCCATGGCGGCATCATGGACGACGTGGAGGTCGAGGACCCTGAATCCGTGGAGATGTGGACCGGCCAGATGCAGGCGCCGAATTTCTTCAATTGGATCGTCCCCGACGGGAAGAATGCCGGCAAGGTCGAGGTGGGCGTCTTCAACGCGCCCCTGCCCGCGATACACTATTGGCAGAGGATGTTCGACGACCCACAGTCCGGGCGTCTTCTCAAGAACGCAAAGTTGAGGCAGACGATCAGTGGTGTGATACCGATCGGGCCGGTCGCTCGCAGCACGACGGACAATGTGATGCTTGTCGGCGACGCGGCGGCACAGGCGAAACCGACGACCGGCGGCGGGGTCTACATGGGATTCCGGGCGGCGCGACACCTTGCGGATGTCGCCGTCGAGGCTCTCGAGGATGGCGATTGTTCGAACGCCGCCTTGAAACGGTACCATGACCTTTGGATGGGCGACGTGGGCCGCGAGTTGAAGCTCGGAATGTGGTTCCGCCGGGCCTTCATGGGCCTCAACGACAAGCAGATGGACGAACTCTTCTCGATACTCTCGGAAAAAGAGATGCTGATGCTCGTGAACAGCCTCGGCGACATCGACTACCCATCGAAGGTGATCTTCGAGATGTTCAGGCGCCGACCGCAATTACTGAAGTTCGCGCCGAGTGTTGTCAAGTCGTTCTTCCTCAACTGA